One window of Watersipora subatra chromosome 3, tzWatSuba1.1, whole genome shotgun sequence genomic DNA carries:
- the LOC137391150 gene encoding histone H4 transcription factor-like, whose protein sequence is MPPPTKKAKLMRDNIQLSCEFSECADLCHGINQLITHGALHIALMKDQLQKTATCFEEESDEVDNSLCECPWRGCGAVFDITGSNWSHFFWHIHFHVFHTYLKAIGDEELQKRNVSIQCGRDESQKNILPELTQVAVCRWAGCDYVADNPWSFYRHVDSHASNQNSSTLELRKCHWLSCNYSSTPTANVTKLKDHLRSHTQERRFACSRCGALYSSATSLIDHQNRESSGDKDFQCSHCSKKYANERLLRDHLRKHVNMYGCMFCEMTCPSPSALRVHILYRHSTERPFSCSECNKTFKTKFDLASHSITHEFKEQVVCCDVDGCGYRCKNLTTLHKHTKSVHSEIRLFGCHVCSDLFDNGNDLSKHLKCVHDIKYPPGHSKFRFAQEADGIRRLVTVRYECLTEDADDEERLEEIAEHEPCTVAQLAERYILSRVNVDQEESMTGKDVNAEKKETVRGVEINADEEAHVASMSYRS, encoded by the coding sequence ATGCCTCCACCAACAAAAAAGGCCAAACTAATGAGAGATAACATTCAACTATCCTGTGAATTTAGTGAATGTGCAGATTTATGCCATGGCATCAATCAACTGATCACTCATGGGGCTTTGCACATTGCCCTCATGAAAGATCAACTACAAAAAACTGCGACATGTTTTGAAGAAGAAAGCGATGAAGTTGATAATTCACTGTGTGAATGTCCATGGAGAGGCTGCGGAGCAGTTTTTGACATTACAGGCAGCAACTGGAGTCATTTTTTTTGGCATATACATTTTCATGTTTTTCATACATATCTCAAAGCTATTGGGGATGAGGAGCTGCAGAAGCGTAATGTTAGTATTCAATGTGGGCGGGATGAATCCCAAAAAAACATACTACCTGAATTGACTCAGGTTGCTGTATGCAGATGGGCTGGCTGTGACTACGTAGCTGACAATCCATGGTCCTTTTACAGGCATGTGGATAGTCATGCTTCTAATCAAAACTCTAGCACATTGGAACTCAGAAAATGTCATTGGCTGTCATGTAATTATTCAAGCACTCCCACAGCCAACGTGACAAAACTTAAAGACCATCTTCGCTCCCATACCCAGGAAAGGAGGTTTGCTTGTTCTCGGTGTGGAGCTCTTTATTCTTCTGCAACTAGTTTGATTGATCATCAGAATAGAGAATCTAGTGGAGATAAAGATTTCCAATGCTCTCATTGCTCCAAGAAGTACGCGAATGAGCGATTGCTCAGAGATCATCTGCGAAAGCATGTAAACATGTATGGTTGCATGTTTTGTGAAATGACCTGTCCCTCACCGTCGGCTCTTAGAGTACACATTCTATATCGACATTCAACCGAGAGACCTTTCAGTTGTTCAGAAtgtaataaaacttttaaaacaaagttTGATCTCGCTTCTCATAGTATAACTCATGAATTTAAAGAACAAGTGGTTTGTTGCGATGTTGATGGTTGTGGCTATCGCTGCAAAAATCTGACTACACTGCACAAACACACTAAATCTGTACATAGTGAAATCAGGTTATTTGGCTGTCATGTTTGCTCGGATTTATTTGATAACGGCAACGATCTTTCTAAACATTTGAAATGTGTTCACGATATTAAATATCCACCGGGTCATTCAAAATTTCGCTTTGCCCAGGAGGCAGATGGTATTCGCAGATTAGTCACTGTTAGGTATGAATGTTTGACGGAGGATGCTGATGACGAAGAACGCCTTGAAGAGATAGCAGAGCATGAGCCATGTACTGTCGCTCAACTGGCAGAGCGTTATATTCTTAGCAGAGTGAATGTTGACCAGGAGGAGAGCATGACAGGGAAAGATGTCAATGCTGAGAAAAAAGAGACTGTTAGAGGTGTTGAAATAAATGCTGACGAGGAAGCGCATGTGGCGAGCATGTCATATAGGTCTTAA